A single genomic interval of Spinacia oleracea cultivar Varoflay chromosome 6, BTI_SOV_V1, whole genome shotgun sequence harbors:
- the LOC110776212 gene encoding ubiquitin-activating enzyme E1 1, with the protein MLPRKRAAVEGEVVDDTTTSSSAFKKSRIGGSGSASNHSNSGDKLTVGNSGSEVTITMAMEDGNPQDIDEDLHSRQLAVYGRETMRRLFASNVLVSGMQGLGAEIAKNLVLAGVKSVTLHDEGTVDIWDLSSNFVFSEDDVGKNRALASVQKLQELNNAVLVSALTTALRKEQLSDFQAVVFTDISLDKASEFNDYCHSHQPSIAFIKAEVRGLFGSVFCDFGPEFTVVDVDGEEPHTGIIASISNDNPALVSCVDDERLEFQDGDLVVFSEVKGMPELSDGKPRKIKCARPYSFSLEEDTTNYGVYQKGGIVTQVKQSKVLHFKPLREALSDPGDFLLSDFSKFDRPPLLHLAFQALDKFVCELGRFPSPGSEEDAQKLISVANKMNEGLGDGRLEDINPKLLRHFAFGARAVLNPMAAMFGGIVGQEVMKACSGKFHPLFQFFYFDSVESLPTEPLEPSDFAPRNSRYDGQISVFGWKLQKKLEDAKIFVVGSGALGCEFLKNLALMGVSCGSQGKLTVTDDDVIEKSNLSRQFLFRDWNIGQAKSTVAAAAATSINPQFHVEALQNRVGSETENVFDDTFWENLSVVVNALDNVNARLYVDQRCLYFQKPLLESGTLGAKCNTQMVIPHLTENYGASRDPPEKQAPMCTVHSFPHNIDHCLTWARSEFEGLLEKTPAEVNAYLSNPSEYTSSMRNAGDAQARDTLERVLECLERERCKTFEDCVAWARLKFEDYYANRVKQLTYTFPEDAGTSTGAPFWSAPKRFPRPLQLSSSDPSHLHYIMSASILRAETFGIPIPDWATHPKKLAEAVDKVMVPEFQPKKDAKIVTDDKATSLSSSSIDDGDVIDELISKLEHTRHDLLPDFRMKPIQFEKDDDTNYHMDLIAALANMRARNYSIPEVDKLKAKFIAGRIIPAIATSTAMATGLVCLELYKALDGGHKTEDYRNTFANLALPLFSIAEPVPPKVFKHRDMSWTVWDRWVLKGNPTLKELIQWLKNKGLNAYSISCGSCLLFNSMFPRHKERMDKKVVDLATEVAKIEIPSYRRHLDVVVACEDDDDNDVDIPLVSVYFR; encoded by the exons ATGCTTCCAAGGAAGAGAGCGGCTGTTGAAGGTGAGGTAGTTGACGACACAACAACTTCTTCGTCGGCTTTTAAGAAATCTCGCATCGGAGGATCCGGTTCGGCATCCAATCACTCGAATTCCGGCGATAAGCTTACGGTTGGGAATAGCGGCAGCGAAGTTACGATCACCATGGCCATGGAAGATGGTAATCCGCAGGACATTGATGAGGATCTTCATAGTAGGCAGCTGGCTGTGTATGGACGTGAGACTATGAGACGCCTTTTTGCTTCCAATGTTCTCGTGTCTGGGATGCAAGGTCTTGGAGCGGAAATCG CAAAGAATCTTGTCCTTGCTGGTGTCAAGTCTGTCACCCTGCATGATGAAGGAACGGTGGATATATGGGATTTATCCAGCAATTTTGTATTCTCAGAAGACGATGTTGGAAAAAACAGAGCACTTGCTAGTGTGCAAAAGTTGCAAGAACTGAATAATGCAGTGCTTGTTTCGGCTTTGACAACTGCACTGAGAAAGGAACAACTTTCCGACTTTCAG GCTGTTGTATTTACTGATATCAGTTTGGACAAAGCTAGCGAGTTCAATGATTACTGCCACAGTCATCAGCCTTCCATTGCTTTCATTAAAGCTgaagtcaggggcctttttgGCAGTGTGTTTTGCGACTTTGGGCCTGAGTTTACTGTTGTTGATGTGGATGGTGAGGAACCACACACCGGTATCATTGCTTCAATCAGCAATGACAACCCTGCACTTGTATCATGTGTGGACGATGAAAGACTAGAGTTTCAGGATGGTGATCTTGTTGTGTTCTCAGAAGTTAAAGGGATGCCAGAATTAAGTGACGGAAAGCCAAGGAAGATTAAATGTGCTAGGCCCTATTCATTCTCTCTTGAGGAGGACACCACAAATTATGGTGTTTACCAAAAAGGTGGGATTGTGACACAAGTCAAACAATCAAAGGTTCTGCATTTTAAGCCTTTGAGAGAAGCACTTAGTGATCCTGGTGACTTTCTCTTGAGtgatttttcaaaatttgacCGCCCACCTTTGCTGCATTTGGCATTCCAAGCATTAGACAAGTTTGTGTGTGAGCTAGGACGTTTTCCAAGTCCTGGTTCTGAAGAAGATGCACAGAAGTTGATATCCGTGGCTAATAAAATGAATGAGGGATTAGGTGATGGCAGGCTAGAAGACATCAACCCTAAACTCCTGCGCCACTTTGCTTTTGGGGCTAGGGCTGTACTGAACCCTATGGCTGCTATGTTTGGTGGCATTGTTGGACAGGAAGTTATGAAAGCTTGCTCTGGAAAGTTCCATCCACTTTTTCAG TTCTTCTATTTTGATTCAGTCGAGTCACTTCCCACTGAGCCCCTGGAACCTTCTGATTTTGCTCCAAGAAATAGTCGCTATGATGGTCAAATTTCGGTTTTTGGATGGAAACTCCAGAAGAAGCTAGAAGATGCTAAAATATTCGTTGTTGGATCTGGTGCTCTCGGGTGTGAGTTCTTGAAGAATTTGGCTTTGATGGGAGTTTCTTGCGGTAGCCAAGGGAAGCTAACAGTTACTGATGATGATGTGATTGAGAAAAGCAATCTCAGTAGGCAGTTTTTGTTCCGTGATTGGAACATTGGACAGGCCAAGTCcactgttgctgctgctgctgccacATCAATCAATCCACAGTTCCATGTTGAAGCCTTGCAGAATCGTGTTGGCTCTGAAACTGAAAATGTGTTTGATGACACGTTTTGGGAAAATCTAAGCGTTGTAGTCAATGCACTGGACAATGTGAATGCCAGGCTGTATGTTGATCAGCGATGCTTGTATTTCCAGAAGCCACTCCTTGAATCGGGTACTTTGGGTGCCAAATGCAATACACAGATGGTGATTCCTCATCTTACTGAAAATTATGGGGCTTCACGAGATCCGCCTGAGAAGCAGGCACCTATGTGCACCGTGCACTCATTTCCCCACAACATTGACCATTGTCTGACCTGGGCCCGCTCTGAATTTGAGGGTTTACTTGAGAAAACTCCAGCTGAAGTGAATGCATATCTTTCAAATCCTAGTGAGTACACTTCATCTATGAGGAATGCTGGGGATGCTCAGGCAAGGGATACTTTGGAACGTGTTCTTGAATGCCTGGAAAGGGAAAGATGCAAGACTTTTGAGGATTGTGTGGCTTGGGCTAGGCTTAA GTTTGAAGACTACTATGCCAACCGTGTGAAGCAACTGACATATACCTTCCCTGAAGATGCAGGAACCAGTACTGGAGCTCCATTCTGGTCTGCCCCAAAGAGATTTCCTCGTCCCCTGCAATTATCCTCTTCTGATCCTTCACATCTTCATTATATCATGTCTGCATCAATATTACGAGCTGAAACATTTGGGATCCCTATTCCTGATTGGGCTACACATCCTAAGAAGTTGGCCGAGGCTGTTGATAAAGTTATGGTCCCCGAGTTTCAGCCTAAAAAAGATGCTAAGATTGTGACTGATGATAAGGCCACCAGTCTTTCCTCTTCATCTATAGACGATGGAGATGTCATCGATGAACTTATCAGTAAGTTGGAGCACACCCGTCACGATTTATTGCCAGATTTCAGGATGAAGCCAATCCAGTTTGAGAAG GATGATGATACGAACTACCATATGGACCTGATAGCTGCTCTAGCAAATATGAGGGCAAGAAACTACAGCATTCCTGAAGTGGACAAATTGAAGGCCAAGTTTATTGCCGGGAGGATTATTCCTGCAATTGCAACCTCAACTGCTATGGCCACTGGTTTGGTGTGCCTGGAGCTGTACAAGGCTTTGGATGGAGGGCATAAGACAGAGGACTACCGAAATACATTTGCTAATCTGGCACTGCCTCTCTTTTCAATAGCTGAACCAGTCCCACCAAAGGTGTTCAAGCACCGTGACATGAGCTGGACTGTTTGGGACCGATGGGTCTTGAAGGGCAACCCTACCCTCAAGGAACTTATACAGTGGCTTAAGAACAAGGGTCTGAACGCTTACAGCATTTCTTGTGGAAGTTGCTTGCTTTTCAATAGCATGTTCCCTCGCCATAAAGAAAGGATGGACAAGAAGGTTGTGGATCTTGCCACAGAAGTTGCAAAGATAGAAATTCCTTCTTATCGCCGCCACTTGGATGTTGTCGTAGCATGTGAGGATGATGATGACAATGATGTTGACATCCCTTTGGTCTCTGTCTACTTCAGATAA